AATTTCGCCGCCTTGATCTACAATCAACATGCCATTGTCCGTTTCAATTTTACGGCTAGCTTTCTTGCCTAACAAATATTTGCGGTGTTTGTCATCAAATTTTTTGCCGCCTTCTTCAGCTGCCGGGGGCGATTTTTCCAGATCGGCAGGTGCTTCAGATGCTTCCACTGCTACCGTCTTTTCAGCTTCTTCTTTTTCCGCAACAACGGCTTTTGAAGTTTCTGCAGCCGGCGTCGCTACCGGTACTGCTACAGGTGTCGGTACTGCAGCAAGAACTGGTTTTACATCAACGACCTCATCGCCATTATCAGTCATGATCAAGACATCTTTACCAAACGTAATTACTTGCTGTGCCGGCAAATTCGTCAGATTACCGGTCGACTCTTCGATTTCGCAGGCCACAATTTTACCGCCGATATCAATGATAATTTCTGTAACCTTGCCTTGGATGC
Above is a window of Azotosporobacter soli DNA encoding:
- a CDS encoding PRC-barrel domain-containing protein; this encodes MKKSIEIVGLPIVSITEGRELGIAKSILIDPNARTAAALLVDDGKWYWGAKFLPFTSITGLGESAIIVESCNSLQNVESVPELEKLLEDEVKIIGTKVLTRTGRIQGKVTEIIIDIGGKIVACEIEESTGNLTNLPAQQVITFGKDVLIMTDNGDEVVDVKPVLAAVPTPVAVPVATPAAETSKAVVAEKEEAEKTVAVEASEAPADLEKSPPAAEEGGKKFDDKHRKYLLGKKASRKIETDNGMLIVDQGGEITEEVLQKAKLAGKFVELSMNIQ